Proteins encoded by one window of Cyclobacteriaceae bacterium:
- a CDS encoding DUF4139 domain-containing protein, protein MKRISLILVLIGLMLFAEAQTEKQVDSKISRVTVFLNRAQVTRELKTRVEAGRTNLILSGLTANLDQQSIQVSGKGAITILGINHNQNYLSDHNRPKSLQVLYDSLEFYRKQLLQEQHQNEVLSKEEQLLLSNQKIGGTNQNLSVNELKAMADFYRSRLSDIGTGKIKSDERIKKINERITKLNQQIREQNDLYNRNTSEIVVSVSADAATAVELEVNYIVANAGWYPVYDLRAANTRSPVQLNYKANVFQSTGEEWKNVRLKLSTANPSLGGVKPELFSWYLDFYQPYVKALQGRAAGVQVQRTMKPQDKEEIQVEFDIEVPEEAATISDFTQTIQTSLNTEFDISLPYTVSSASKPTLVDIRNHEMKAEYLYSTAPKIDQDAFLLARATGWEEFSLLPGEANVFFEGTFVGKSYIDPNVIKDTLSVSLGRDKRIVVKREKVKDFTTRRTIGSNIRESFAWEVSVRNTKNEAVKILVEDQVPVSRNSQIEVTVLDIGGAKYNKDTGKLVWEMNLQPNETKKVVFKYEVKYPKDKTISGL, encoded by the coding sequence ATGAAACGTATTTCTTTAATTCTTGTACTTATTGGATTGATGCTTTTTGCAGAAGCGCAAACCGAAAAACAGGTTGATTCTAAAATTTCACGCGTTACCGTGTTTTTGAACCGGGCCCAGGTTACCCGTGAATTGAAAACCCGGGTGGAGGCGGGACGCACCAACCTGATTTTATCCGGTCTTACGGCCAACCTTGATCAACAAAGCATTCAGGTAAGCGGAAAGGGCGCGATAACCATTTTGGGTATCAATCATAATCAGAATTACCTCAGTGATCATAACCGACCAAAATCCTTGCAGGTGTTGTACGATTCACTTGAGTTTTATCGCAAGCAATTGCTACAGGAGCAACATCAGAATGAAGTCTTGAGTAAAGAAGAACAATTATTGCTCAGTAATCAGAAAATTGGTGGTACAAATCAAAATCTGTCTGTCAATGAGCTTAAAGCAATGGCCGATTTTTACCGGAGCCGCTTAAGCGATATTGGCACCGGAAAAATTAAATCGGATGAACGCATCAAAAAAATAAATGAACGCATCACTAAACTCAACCAGCAAATTCGCGAGCAGAATGATTTGTACAACCGCAACACCAGCGAAATTGTAGTAAGCGTTTCAGCCGATGCAGCAACAGCCGTAGAACTTGAAGTTAACTACATTGTTGCCAATGCCGGTTGGTACCCGGTGTACGACTTACGGGCAGCCAATACGCGTAGTCCGGTGCAGTTGAATTACAAGGCCAATGTTTTTCAAAGCACCGGTGAGGAATGGAAAAACGTCCGACTGAAACTGAGCACGGCAAACCCGAGCCTGGGTGGTGTTAAACCGGAGTTATTTAGTTGGTATCTGGATTTTTATCAGCCTTACGTAAAGGCTTTGCAGGGTAGGGCTGCTGGAGTGCAAGTTCAGAGGACTATGAAGCCTCAAGATAAAGAGGAGATACAAGTTGAATTTGATATTGAAGTTCCAGAAGAAGCAGCAACTATCTCTGACTTTACTCAAACTATACAGACTTCCTTAAATACGGAATTTGATATTAGTTTGCCGTACACCGTTTCGTCTGCCTCTAAGCCAACACTGGTAGACATTCGCAATCATGAAATGAAGGCAGAGTACCTGTATTCAACAGCACCTAAAATCGATCAGGATGCATTCCTGTTGGCGCGTGCCACCGGATGGGAAGAGTTTAGTCTATTGCCGGGTGAAGCCAACGTGTTTTTTGAGGGCACGTTTGTGGGTAAAAGTTATATCGATCCGAATGTAATCAAGGACACGCTTTCGGTTTCCTTAGGTCGCGATAAGCGGATTGTAGTGAAACGCGAAAAAGTAAAAGATTTCACCACACGCAGGACCATTGGCTCCAACATTCGTGAATCTTTTGCATGGGAAGTTTCAGTGCGCAATACTAAAAATGAAGCAGTAAAGATTTTAGTTGAAGATCAGGTCCCTGTTTCGCGCAACAGCCAGATTGAAGTAACGGTGTTGGACATAGGCGGTGCCAAATACAATAAGGATACCGGCAAACTGGTTTGGGAAATGAACCTGCAACCCAACGAGACCAAAAAGGTGGTGTTCAAGTATGAGGTGAAATATCCAAAGGATAAAACCATCAGCGGATTATAA
- a CDS encoding Ldh family oxidoreductase — MTTEKSYPVRTLRDFSYAIFKKIGCSDADASLATEVLLSADLRGIDSHGLARLSGYVRLWEANRINATPNIQVVHESPSTAVIDGDSGLGLVVAPKAMELAIAKAEKAGTGWVAVRNSNHFGIAGYHSMMALKHDMIGWAMTNASPLVAPTFSVERLLGTNPISIAIPADKEPPFVLDMATTTAANGKLEILQRKNKDAPEGWIQTKEGKSSTNPHELKEGGALIPLGSDYEHGSHKGYGLGAMVDILSAVLSGANYGPWVPPFVAFLQPPADPVGKGIGHFVGAMRVDAFRPATEFKQHMDNWIKRFKSAKAAEGYDHVLIHGEPERIMHAQRQDQGIPLNPKVVEDLSELGKKFGLTL, encoded by the coding sequence ATGACAACAGAAAAAAGTTATCCGGTACGTACGCTTCGCGATTTTTCATATGCCATCTTCAAAAAAATCGGTTGCTCAGATGCCGATGCTTCACTGGCTACTGAAGTACTGCTTTCAGCCGACCTTCGCGGAATTGATTCACATGGCCTGGCGCGACTTTCCGGCTATGTGCGTCTATGGGAAGCAAACCGGATCAATGCAACACCAAACATTCAGGTGGTGCATGAATCGCCCAGTACGGCTGTTATTGATGGCGACAGCGGACTTGGGTTAGTGGTTGCCCCCAAAGCTATGGAACTGGCCATTGCCAAAGCGGAGAAAGCCGGAACGGGCTGGGTGGCTGTTCGCAACTCAAACCATTTCGGCATAGCGGGCTATCATTCCATGATGGCACTAAAACACGACATGATCGGGTGGGCCATGACCAATGCCAGTCCGCTGGTGGCTCCTACTTTTTCTGTTGAGCGCCTATTGGGTACCAACCCAATTTCGATTGCCATTCCTGCCGACAAGGAACCTCCGTTTGTGCTCGACATGGCTACCACCACGGCAGCGAATGGAAAGCTTGAAATTCTTCAACGAAAAAATAAAGACGCCCCAGAAGGTTGGATACAAACCAAAGAAGGAAAATCGTCTACCAACCCACATGAATTAAAAGAGGGAGGTGCGTTGATTCCACTTGGCAGCGATTACGAACATGGCAGTCATAAGGGCTATGGTTTAGGCGCCATGGTAGATATTCTTTCGGCTGTGCTTTCCGGTGCAAACTATGGACCTTGGGTTCCTCCTTTTGTTGCATTTTTACAACCACCGGCTGATCCCGTTGGAAAAGGCATCGGGCATTTTGTTGGCGCCATGCGTGTGGATGCCTTCAGACCTGCTACAGAATTCAAGCAACACATGGATAATTGGATCAAACGATTCAAGTCAGCGAAAGCAGCAGAAGGATACGATCATGTGCTCATTCACGGTGAACCCGAAAGAATTATGCACGCTCAACGACAAGACCAAGGTATTCCGTTAAATCCAAAAGTGGTGGAAGATCTTTCCGAGCTTGGGAAAAAATTTGGATTAACTCTTTAG
- a CDS encoding septum formation initiator family protein, which translates to MLNRIPPFFKNFYVVAGLIFLTWMFFLDSNDFLSRFKLAGKLRSLENEKEYYQEKIKEVEHDREELFGDRESVEKFAREKYLMKKDNEDVFVVVEE; encoded by the coding sequence ATGCTCAATCGCATACCTCCATTTTTTAAGAACTTCTATGTAGTAGCCGGGCTTATATTTCTGACCTGGATGTTTTTTCTGGACTCCAATGATTTCTTGTCGCGGTTTAAACTGGCGGGCAAGTTGCGTTCATTGGAGAATGAAAAGGAATATTATCAGGAAAAGATAAAGGAAGTTGAACACGACCGGGAGGAGTTATTTGGCGACCGGGAATCGGTAGAAAAATTTGCCCGCGAAAAATATTTAATGAAAAAGGATAACGAGGACGTATTTGTTGTCGTTGAAGAGTAA
- a CDS encoding VWA domain-containing protein — protein MLGYRFSQYTPPPEFAKSDFEKLLKIFMQLVLITSGNVAEALEWLTELDKQYKITSPNYGIGDFIEQLKKEGYIEESPRDGELKLNARSEQNLRRSALEEIFGKLKKAKGGEHQTFHSGRGDEPTTERRDYEFGDTLEQISMTDSLRNAQINHGLDNFFITEEDLEVMEREYKSQTSTVLMIDISHSMILYGEDRITPAKKVAMALAELITKRYPKDTLDVLVFGDDAWQIEIKDLPYLQVGPYHTNTVAGLELAMDTLRRRKNPNKQIFMITDGKPTCIKEGIRYYKNSFGLDQKILGRTLNLASSLRKLKIPVTTFMLATDPYLKAFVREFTKANNGNAYYSGLQGLGNLVFEDFKKNRRKNF, from the coding sequence ATGCTCGGATACCGTTTCAGTCAATATACCCCGCCACCCGAATTCGCTAAAAGCGACTTCGAAAAGCTGCTGAAAATCTTCATGCAGCTGGTATTGATTACATCCGGAAATGTTGCAGAAGCCCTGGAATGGCTTACCGAACTGGACAAACAATACAAGATCACCTCCCCAAACTATGGCATTGGCGATTTCATTGAACAGCTCAAAAAAGAAGGATATATCGAAGAATCCCCACGGGATGGCGAATTGAAACTCAATGCCCGCAGTGAACAAAATCTTAGAAGATCTGCTTTGGAAGAAATCTTCGGCAAGCTTAAAAAAGCAAAAGGAGGCGAACATCAAACGTTTCATAGCGGGCGTGGAGATGAGCCAACCACCGAACGAAGGGACTATGAATTTGGCGATACGCTGGAGCAAATCTCCATGACTGATTCCTTGCGCAACGCACAAATCAATCATGGTCTTGATAACTTCTTCATAACGGAGGAAGACCTTGAGGTGATGGAACGCGAGTATAAATCGCAAACCTCAACGGTGCTGATGATTGACATTTCGCACTCCATGATTCTATACGGAGAAGACCGTATAACACCAGCCAAAAAAGTAGCCATGGCGCTCGCTGAATTAATCACAAAACGTTACCCGAAAGACACATTAGATGTTTTGGTATTTGGCGATGATGCTTGGCAGATTGAGATCAAGGATTTACCCTATCTGCAAGTAGGACCTTACCATACGAACACCGTTGCGGGATTGGAACTCGCCATGGATACGCTGAGGCGAAGGAAAAATCCGAACAAGCAGATTTTTATGATCACCGATGGCAAACCAACCTGTATCAAGGAGGGCATCCGTTATTACAAAAACAGTTTCGGGTTGGATCAGAAAATTCTGGGGCGCACCTTAAACCTGGCAAGCTCCCTTCGAAAATTAAAAATTCCGGTAACCACGTTTATGCTGGCTACCGATCCCTATCTGAAAGCTTTTGTTCGCGAGTTTACAAAAGCCAATAACGGAAATGCCTACTACAGTGGCCTGCAAGGACTTGGCAATTTGGTATTTGAAGATTTTAAGAAAAATCGTAGAAAAAATTTTTAA
- a CDS encoding sigma 54-interacting transcriptional regulator: protein MEIVKIKNLKQLKESGYRSRSVKDELRENLIRKKKNKETVFQGVWGYEETVIPDLERAILAGHDINLLGLRGQAKTRLARLMVNLLDEYIPVIEGSELNDDPLHPISRFGIDKVNELGDTTPITWLHRDARYTEKLATPDVSIADLIGDVDPIKAASLKLPYSDERVIHYGLIPRSHRGIFVINELPDLQPRIQVALFNILQEGDIQIRGFKVRLPLDIQFVFTANPEDYTNRGNIVTPLKDRIGSQIITHYPKDIETGKRITHQEARLTGTRQHITVPDLISNLVEQVAIEARKSEFVDAKSGVSARLTISAFETLLASAERRMLINSETQTTSRISDLGSIVSSITGKVELVYEGEQEGPGIVAQNLIGKAIRTQFVQYFPDPDKFRKQKEKSPYKKITDWFGDGNYIDLLHDLSDRDYEKALKSVPGLKDLVKAYHKDPDSKTQLLLMEFALHGLAEYSLISKHHLASGTQFKDLLSSMFSLPKDDPDDEDDEEILGRGGIR, encoded by the coding sequence ATGGAGATCGTTAAAATAAAAAATCTGAAACAACTGAAAGAGTCGGGTTATAGATCGCGAAGTGTAAAAGATGAACTTCGTGAAAACCTGATCCGAAAAAAGAAAAATAAAGAAACCGTTTTTCAAGGCGTCTGGGGTTACGAAGAAACAGTAATCCCCGACCTGGAGCGTGCTATCCTTGCTGGACATGACATAAACCTGCTGGGCTTACGCGGACAAGCCAAAACACGACTGGCCCGTTTGATGGTTAACCTGCTGGATGAATACATTCCTGTAATTGAAGGATCAGAACTGAATGACGATCCACTTCATCCGATTTCGCGCTTTGGCATTGATAAGGTAAATGAACTGGGAGATACAACACCCATTACCTGGCTACATCGTGATGCGCGATACACAGAAAAGCTAGCCACACCCGATGTTTCCATTGCTGATTTGATTGGCGATGTTGATCCAATTAAAGCGGCCTCTTTAAAATTACCGTACTCCGATGAGCGCGTGATTCATTATGGTTTGATTCCCCGTTCGCATAGAGGCATATTTGTCATTAACGAATTGCCCGACTTGCAGCCGCGCATACAAGTTGCCCTGTTTAATATTTTGCAGGAAGGTGACATTCAGATTCGTGGATTTAAAGTTCGACTGCCGCTGGACATCCAATTTGTATTTACCGCCAACCCGGAGGATTATACCAATCGCGGTAACATTGTAACGCCACTTAAAGACCGAATTGGCAGTCAGATTATTACGCACTATCCAAAAGACATAGAAACCGGTAAGCGAATTACACACCAGGAAGCAAGACTCACCGGCACCCGGCAACACATCACGGTGCCTGATCTGATCAGTAATTTGGTTGAACAGGTTGCCATTGAAGCGCGCAAGAGTGAATTTGTTGATGCCAAAAGCGGAGTCTCTGCCCGCCTTACCATTTCAGCCTTTGAAACTTTACTGGCATCGGCTGAGCGGAGAATGCTGATCAATAGTGAAACGCAAACTACCTCACGAATTTCAGACCTGGGAAGCATCGTATCATCTATTACCGGAAAGGTTGAGTTGGTATACGAAGGCGAACAGGAAGGGCCAGGCATTGTTGCGCAAAACCTGATTGGCAAAGCGATACGAACACAATTCGTACAGTATTTTCCCGACCCGGATAAGTTCAGAAAACAAAAAGAAAAAAGTCCGTATAAAAAAATTACCGATTGGTTTGGTGATGGAAACTACATCGACTTGTTACATGATTTGAGTGATCGGGATTACGAGAAGGCACTGAAGTCAGTGCCCGGACTCAAAGACCTGGTAAAAGCATATCACAAAGATCCGGATAGCAAGACACAACTCCTTTTGATGGAGTTTGCGTTGCATGGCCTTGCTGAATACAGTTTGATCAGCAAACATCACCTGGCATCCGGTACGCAGTTTAAGGATTTATTGAGTTCAATGTTTAGCTTGCCAAAAGATGACCCAGACGATGAAGATGACGAAGAAATACTGGGAAGGGGCGGCATACGATGA
- a CDS encoding ATP-binding protein: MTKKYWEGAAYDEQRFRQLKTQVAQGEGLHLEFKKNTSNPQQVVRELIAFANTKGGTLLIGVSDQGTIPGVMHPDEELLPVIKLLKNRCRPFLKFKQEIIVTPKEKFVISLTVPSSKRKPHAFFETRNQKHAYFRTADKTIRGSKELAQITFLKSRKQSVAFTYSEHEEQLMKYLQTHESISLHGFAKLTGLSLSQASSRLVKLVAANVLNIVPQEKEDRFMMRF, from the coding sequence ATGACGAAGAAATACTGGGAAGGGGCGGCATACGATGAGCAACGCTTCCGGCAATTAAAAACACAGGTCGCGCAGGGCGAGGGCTTACATCTTGAATTTAAGAAGAATACATCCAATCCGCAGCAGGTTGTTCGGGAGTTAATTGCTTTTGCCAATACAAAAGGAGGAACCTTATTGATAGGTGTTTCCGATCAAGGAACAATTCCTGGCGTTATGCATCCAGACGAAGAGTTGCTTCCGGTAATCAAACTACTTAAAAACCGGTGCCGACCATTTTTGAAATTCAAGCAAGAAATTATTGTAACACCTAAGGAAAAATTTGTGATAAGCTTGACCGTACCATCAAGCAAACGAAAGCCCCACGCATTTTTTGAAACGCGCAATCAAAAGCACGCCTATTTTCGTACCGCAGACAAAACCATTCGAGGCAGTAAAGAATTGGCACAGATTACCTTTCTGAAATCACGAAAACAAAGTGTTGCTTTTACCTACAGCGAACATGAAGAGCAACTCATGAAATACCTGCAAACACACGAATCAATTTCACTTCACGGTTTTGCCAAACTTACAGGGCTTAGTCTAAGCCAAGCCTCCTCCCGACTGGTGAAACTTGTGGCCGCAAATGTGTTGAACATTGTTCCACAAGAGAAAGAAGATCGGTTTATGATGAGGTTTTGA
- a CDS encoding SusD/RagB family nutrient-binding outer membrane lipoprotein has translation MKLRFFILLIIVGVFTGCEDYLDVNTDPNRPTVVPVKGLMSVVSMRTATNTANMGNTTSYFVQYLAGPNAGGNTDTHQEINPNGTWVGIYNVLSNLSDMELLAQQQGAPNYVGVAKIMKAINLALLVDSWNNVPYTDAFFVQTIKPTYDNGQQLYTEVFTLLSDGITELEKTETTLTMGTDDFMFQGNLSRWIKTAYALRARYLNHLSKTPAYDPDAILAAINNGLAGNADNAKVVYFDVANARNPWGVVSMNQAGLVLDGWISKQIVEAMDGTTFGVIDPRMEFMFSKTQQGTFRGTTNGAGRDPDVVDLRLDASTLVESTFYANRTSPVMVMTFAEQKFIEAEAYLAKGAAFNAQAYAAYLAGIAAHMDMLGVDPVDRDAYISDPEVSVGDANITLDLVMKEKYVAMFLHPEAWNDARRYDFQYEDMTVPDQLNENLNGQFSRRLQYPSSEFSTNSVNVPEVTLLDRIWWDQN, from the coding sequence ATGAAACTAAGATTCTTTATATTATTAATCATCGTGGGTGTTTTCACAGGCTGTGAAGATTATCTTGACGTTAACACAGACCCTAATAGACCAACGGTTGTTCCGGTTAAGGGACTAATGTCGGTAGTCAGTATGCGAACAGCTACTAACACGGCTAATATGGGCAATACTACTTCATATTTCGTACAGTACCTGGCTGGCCCCAACGCGGGCGGCAATACGGATACCCACCAGGAAATAAACCCAAATGGGACGTGGGTGGGTATTTACAACGTACTAAGTAATCTGAGCGATATGGAGTTACTGGCTCAACAACAGGGAGCACCAAATTATGTGGGGGTGGCTAAAATTATGAAAGCCATCAACCTGGCACTTTTGGTTGATTCCTGGAACAATGTGCCGTATACGGACGCTTTTTTTGTTCAGACTATTAAGCCAACGTATGACAATGGGCAGCAGTTATATACTGAAGTTTTCACACTGTTGTCGGATGGAATTACCGAATTGGAAAAAACCGAAACTACGTTGACTATGGGAACAGATGATTTCATGTTTCAAGGTAACCTTTCACGGTGGATCAAAACAGCATATGCTTTGCGGGCACGGTACCTTAATCATTTGAGCAAAACACCAGCGTATGATCCGGATGCTATTTTGGCAGCTATTAATAACGGGCTTGCGGGTAATGCCGACAATGCGAAAGTTGTTTACTTTGATGTAGCCAATGCGCGTAATCCATGGGGAGTAGTTTCCATGAACCAAGCAGGCTTAGTACTGGATGGTTGGATTTCGAAGCAAATTGTAGAGGCTATGGATGGAACTACATTCGGTGTTATAGACCCACGGATGGAGTTTATGTTCAGTAAGACACAGCAGGGAACTTTCAGGGGTACAACAAATGGTGCTGGGCGCGATCCTGATGTTGTTGATCTCAGGCTGGATGCTTCAACATTGGTTGAAAGTACGTTCTATGCCAACCGAACATCTCCTGTAATGGTTATGACGTTTGCCGAGCAGAAGTTCATAGAAGCAGAGGCTTACCTGGCAAAGGGTGCAGCCTTTAATGCCCAGGCATATGCAGCATACCTGGCTGGAATCGCGGCACATATGGATATGTTAGGTGTCGATCCTGTTGACAGGGATGCCTACATCAGTGATCCTGAAGTTTCAGTTGGTGATGCAAACATAACCCTTGATTTGGTGATGAAGGAGAAATACGTGGCTATGTTTTTGCATCCTGAGGCATGGAATGATGCCAGACGGTATGATTTTCAGTATGAAGATATGACTGTCCCTGATCAGTTAAATGAAAACCTGAATGGCCAGTTCAGCAGAAGATTACAATATCCGTCAAGCGAGTTCTCAACAAATTCGGTAAATGTACCGGAGGTGACTTTGTTAGACAGGATTTGGTGGGATCAAAACTAA
- a CDS encoding SusC/RagA family TonB-linked outer membrane protein: MIKKLYCFKLKPRDSIQTMLPVLRMFCWLIFAAGIIFSFPANAQERTVTGKVSSADDGSALPGVNVILKGTSTGVVSDAQGNFTIQVNPSGGTLIFSFIGFQTQEVEIGARTEINVQLSVDVTQLSEVVVTSFGIEKSKQSLGYAVQSVGSKELTEVRQPNIVSALQGQVAGVQITNTGGGPGMGARILVRGVTSLNPNADNQPLFIVDGVPIDNTTNENSTFSRGMSNRAADINPNDIETISILKGAAATGLYGVRAANGAVVITTKRGKSGGGLTINVGTTFSADKINKLPEFQKNFGRGWYGIDDGSVYSASGALIEAQSVVDPTYVYYNNYENFFRTGGMRDSYFNISGGNDVFTFYTSVNNTDQKGIIPFSDWGRTSARFRGTAKFSEKFNIEASVNYSNSGGNRVPHTSMGERLMYWSHTQDITKYKKPDGTQIAGILSANPLWTAEFWTYEDRVDRTIGNLTFNYKPVDWLQFTYRFGHDFYVDKRDEIVPGAKGVAGENLSGLSATGYMEQRRFINRVVNSNFFVTFDKKITPDLNATARIGHELFETDLNYSYNYGGNFVTPGFYSFTNVREQRVTENTFRRRLVGVFADATLDYKSFLYLNLTARNDWTSTLPVGNNSFFYPSASLSFVFNDVLNLPSQLSYGKLRAAYGQVGKDTEPYRTASTYEVASAFPLNEIVGYVRSAQRGSNQLVPEITTTVEFGTELKLFENKLGVDFTWYKANSKDQILAVPVSNTTGYSSLWINAGEIENKGIELTLSGTPLQIGDFRWDAMVNYTRNRNMVVDIAEGVTDIPLASQSGYLAATVTMRITNGQPYGDLYGTGYQRYYPGGEPEGITHLDRNRPIVISSSGSNAGFPMLTPASKQLVVGNAMPDWLAGIRNTFSYKNLSLSFLVDVRWGNDQYDQYGNWLAAFLKPDFTNDRNDVVIFDGVLADGTPNTQQVWLGQGLGPDGRDYGAGYYRNIHRAMSENFVYDASFVKLRNVTLNYNLPKSWLTPLSIRAVSVSASLNNIILWTPWGNFDPESYASGTASNATGLSGMGYPGTRSALFSINLTL, translated from the coding sequence ATGATCAAAAAGCTTTACTGTTTTAAGTTAAAGCCACGCGACAGTATTCAAACCATGTTGCCGGTGCTTAGGATGTTTTGTTGGTTGATTTTTGCTGCTGGCATTATTTTTTCCTTTCCTGCCAATGCCCAGGAACGCACAGTCACCGGAAAGGTGAGTTCAGCGGATGATGGCTCAGCTTTGCCTGGTGTGAACGTAATTTTGAAAGGTACGTCAACCGGAGTTGTTTCTGATGCCCAGGGAAATTTCACTATTCAGGTTAATCCTTCAGGCGGGACACTCATCTTTTCTTTTATTGGTTTTCAAACCCAGGAGGTTGAAATCGGTGCACGAACAGAGATCAATGTCCAGCTAAGTGTTGATGTAACACAACTCTCAGAAGTTGTGGTTACTTCTTTCGGTATCGAGAAGAGTAAGCAATCATTGGGGTATGCTGTACAATCTGTGGGTTCAAAAGAATTAACTGAAGTTAGGCAACCAAATATTGTGTCGGCACTACAAGGCCAGGTGGCTGGTGTGCAAATAACAAACACAGGTGGTGGTCCAGGTATGGGAGCAAGGATTTTGGTACGCGGTGTAACTTCATTGAATCCAAATGCAGATAACCAGCCGCTCTTTATTGTAGATGGTGTTCCTATTGATAATACAACAAACGAAAACTCAACTTTTTCACGCGGAATGTCCAACCGGGCTGCTGACATTAATCCGAATGATATTGAGACCATCAGCATTCTGAAGGGTGCTGCTGCAACGGGTCTTTACGGGGTACGTGCCGCAAATGGTGCGGTAGTAATTACTACCAAAAGAGGAAAATCAGGAGGTGGCCTTACGATTAATGTGGGCACCACCTTTAGTGCGGATAAGATTAATAAGCTTCCGGAATTTCAGAAAAATTTTGGACGAGGATGGTATGGCATAGATGATGGTAGCGTGTATTCTGCTTCGGGAGCCTTGATTGAAGCTCAATCAGTAGTTGATCCGACTTACGTGTATTATAACAATTATGAAAACTTTTTCAGGACCGGAGGTATGCGCGATTCTTATTTCAATATCTCTGGTGGAAATGATGTATTTACCTTTTATACATCCGTAAACAATACTGATCAAAAAGGAATTATTCCTTTCTCCGACTGGGGAAGAACATCGGCTCGTTTTCGGGGAACAGCAAAATTCAGTGAGAAGTTTAATATAGAGGCCAGCGTAAACTACTCCAATTCTGGAGGAAACAGAGTGCCTCATACCAGTATGGGTGAACGGCTTATGTACTGGTCGCACACGCAGGACATAACCAAGTATAAGAAGCCTGACGGAACGCAGATAGCTGGCATTCTGTCTGCTAATCCTCTGTGGACAGCCGAATTTTGGACGTATGAAGATCGGGTAGACCGCACTATCGGCAACCTGACTTTTAACTACAAACCAGTTGATTGGCTACAATTTACCTACCGGTTTGGCCATGACTTTTACGTGGACAAGCGTGATGAAATAGTACCCGGTGCCAAAGGAGTTGCCGGAGAAAATCTCAGCGGTCTCAGTGCAACTGGTTATATGGAGCAGCGCAGGTTTATTAACCGGGTGGTGAACTCCAACTTTTTTGTAACGTTCGATAAAAAGATAACACCGGACTTGAATGCAACTGCCCGCATTGGTCATGAGTTATTTGAAACGGATCTCAACTATAGCTATAACTATGGGGGCAATTTTGTGACACCAGGTTTCTATAGCTTCACTAACGTACGAGAACAACGGGTGACAGAAAATACGTTTAGAAGACGTTTAGTTGGAGTATTCGCGGATGCCACTTTAGATTATAAAAGCTTTTTGTACCTCAACCTAACGGCCAGAAATGACTGGACATCCACTTTGCCAGTTGGTAATAACTCATTCTTTTATCCTTCGGCAAGTTTGAGTTTTGTGTTTAATGATGTACTAAACCTACCAAGCCAATTGAGTTATGGAAAATTACGTGCTGCGTATGGACAAGTAGGTAAGGATACAGAGCCCTACAGAACAGCTTCTACCTATGAGGTCGCATCTGCGTTCCCACTTAACGAGATTGTAGGTTATGTACGATCTGCTCAAAGGGGGAGCAACCAGTTGGTTCCTGAAATAACAACTACCGTTGAGTTTGGAACAGAACTAAAGTTATTTGAAAACAAACTAGGAGTTGATTTTACCTGGTATAAAGCCAATAGCAAAGATCAGATTCTTGCCGTGCCGGTATCAAATACAACCGGGTATTCATCTTTATGGATCAATGCAGGAGAAATTGAAAACAAAGGTATTGAGCTGACACTTAGCGGCACACCCCTGCAGATAGGTGATTTTCGTTGGGACGCAATGGTTAATTACACTCGGAATAGGAATATGGTGGTTGATATAGCAGAAGGTGTTACAGATATCCCATTGGCAAGCCAATCGGGTTATCTGGCAGCAACTGTGACCATGCGTATTACCAATGGTCAGCCCTATGGGGATTTGTATGGAACCGGTTACCAACGATATTACCCGGGTGGTGAGCCTGAGGGAATTACCCATTTAGACAGAAACAGACCCATTGTAATTTCGAGTTCCGGCTCCAATGCAGGATTTCCAATGCTGACTCCTGCCAGCAAACAACTAGTGGTAGGAAATGCGATGCCTGATTGGTTAGCTGGTATCCGAAACACCTTCAGTTACAAAAATCTTTCACTTTCTTTTTTGGTTGATGTAAGATGGGGAAATGATCAGTATGACCAGTATGGTAACTGGCTTGCTGCATTTTTGAAGCCTGACTTCACCAACGACAGAAATGACGTGGTAATTTTTGATGGGGTATTAGCAGATGGTACACCCAATACCCAACAAGTTTGGTTAGGCCAGGGTCTTGGACCGGATGGAAGAGATTATGGCGCTGGTTATTATAGAAATATTCACAGGGCAATGTCCGAGAACTTTGTATATGATGCCTCTTTCGTGAAGTTGCGTAATGTAACGTTGAATTATAACCTGCCAAAGAGTTGGCTTACACCTCTATCAATCAGGGCGGTATCTGTATCGGCATCCTTGAATAATATTATTTTATGGACACCGTGGGGTAACTTCGATCCGGAATCGTATGCAAGCGGTACAGCAAGTAATGCTACAGGTCTTTCTGGTATGGGTTATCCAGGAACAAGAAGCGCGCTGTTCTCTATTAATCTTACCCTATAA